TGTCGCATTTGGCAAAGAAAATAAAGTAATAGGTTTTGATGTAAATACACAACGTATTGAAGAATTAAATAGTCATATTGATTGTACGAATGAAGTAACTATAAATGAATTAAAAGAAGCAAATATTAAATTTACCAATCATAAAGAGGAACTAACTACAGCAGATTTTATAATAGTAGCTGTTCCTACACCCATAGACGAACACAATCAACCAGATTTAACACCATTAATAAAAGCAAGTGAAACAGTAGGGTCAGTATTACAAAAAGGGACTATTGTCGTCTTTGAATCTACTGTATATCCTGGTGCAACCGAAGAAGTATGTGTGCCAATTTTAGAAAAAGAATCGAAACTTGTTTACGGCAAAGATTTTTATGTAGGATATTCTCCTGAACGCATTAATCCTGGAGATACGACACACCGATTTACGACCATTAAAAAAATTGTTGCTGGTCAAAATGAGACAATCACAAATGAGATGGCTGAAGTATATGAGTCTGTAATTGAAGCGGGTGTTTATAAGGCTTCATCGATTAAAGTAGCAGAAGCTGCTAAAGTCATAGAGAATACACAACGCGACGTCAATATTGCCCTAATGAATGAATTGGCAATTATTTTTAATCAATTAGATATAGATACATCAGAAGTGTTAAAAGCAGCAGGAACAAAATGGAACTTTTTAAATTTCAAACCTGGTCTTGTCGGAGGGCATTGTATTGGTGTTGACCCATATTATTTAACTTACAAAGCAGAATCTATAGGGTATCATCCTGAAGTTATTTTGTCTGGCAGAAGAATAAATGATAATATCGCCAAATTTATCGCTTTAAATATTATAAAAGCATTGATTAAACAAGGTATAACAATTCAAGGTGCCAAAGTTAACGTCTACGGGCTTACGTTTAAAGAAAACTGCCCAGATTTAAGAAACACAAAAGTGATTCAAGTAATTAAAGAGCTTAAAGAATATGGGTTAGAGATATATAGTCATGATCCGGTTGCTGATAAGGTAGAAGCTACGAAAATTTATGGTATTGAGTTACAAGACTTTGAAACACTGCCACAAGCAGATGTAGCAATTTTTGCGGTAGCACATGATTTATACTTACAACAAAAACAAAGTTATTTAAATCTCATAAAAGATAAAGGTGTTATTTGCGATGTTAAAGCTATAATTGCTGACGACGATGTTAAAGCAACCCAATATCTTTGGAGGTTATAATAGTGAGAATTATGCAAATTGCCGCGATAGAAATGACACATAAAAAGTTATTGAAAAATTTAAATGAAACATGTGTGAGACAAGGATTCGACGTTCATTGCGTTAGCAAAATGGAGCACCATTTTGACATGGTAACGAGAAAAGGAATTGTTTATCATAATATAAATATCGATAGAGATATTAAATTAATTAGTAACATTAAAACGGTGTACGAATTAATAAAATTGATGAGACAAGAAAAACCAGATATTGTACATGTACATACACCGGTAGCAGCAGTTTTAGGTAGATTAGCAGCTAAAATAGCAAAGGTGCCGGCAGTTATTTATACGGCACACGGATTTTATTTTCATGATGGTATGCCAAAAAGTGGTTATTACATTTATTATTTAATTGAAAAGATAATGGCTAAATTCTTT
The Staphylococcus kloosii genome window above contains:
- a CDS encoding nucleotide sugar dehydrogenase; translated protein: MKKNIAVVGLGYVGLPVAVAFGKENKVIGFDVNTQRIEELNSHIDCTNEVTINELKEANIKFTNHKEELTTADFIIVAVPTPIDEHNQPDLTPLIKASETVGSVLQKGTIVVFESTVYPGATEEVCVPILEKESKLVYGKDFYVGYSPERINPGDTTHRFTTIKKIVAGQNETITNEMAEVYESVIEAGVYKASSIKVAEAAKVIENTQRDVNIALMNELAIIFNQLDIDTSEVLKAAGTKWNFLNFKPGLVGGHCIGVDPYYLTYKAESIGYHPEVILSGRRINDNIAKFIALNIIKALIKQGITIQGAKVNVYGLTFKENCPDLRNTKVIQVIKELKEYGLEIYSHDPVADKVEATKIYGIELQDFETLPQADVAIFAVAHDLYLQQKQSYLNLIKDKGVICDVKAIIADDDVKATQYLWRL